The following is a genomic window from Tripterygium wilfordii isolate XIE 37 chromosome 19, ASM1340144v1, whole genome shotgun sequence.
ATGTTCTTAACAAATGATGAcaatatttgtaattttgacAAGATTTCCAAGCAAAACCATTGCAAGAGATGAAAATAAATTAACTATGGTGAAAACTtcagtttttttgttttatcaCTCAGCAATATAAAAGTAAATGGTAGAACAATAAAAGAAACTAAACTAAACAAGCTCAATATGTTTGCTTGACTGAGATGTTTAGGTTACACATTTAGGGATGGCACATCAATAATTGGTTTATTTAATTGCGTTTTCATGTCTCTACACACAAACTTGTCATAACCTTTGTTATCAATGTTTCAACAAGAGAAGcttcataaaaaataaactaaaaaaggccacatctgttaaaagaaaactaaaaattacCAGGGTATACTTCAGATTTGCAGTGCTGATATCATCTTTGGCCTCGTTGCGGGAGAACAAACCCAGCTTACTTATCATGTCTTCGCACTCCTCCAGAATCCTGCGTCCCTCCCTTAGAAGCTCCTATTGATCCCAAAATCCCAATCAGCTCAAAACGaaatcaaacccaaaaaaatctaaacagacaaaaacaaaagcacAGAATAGAAAGCATACCTGATCGACACCGGACTCCGTTGCCTTATCGTGGATCTTCCGAGCTTCCTCAAAGAGAGCCGGGAGCGGCAAATCCCCTCTTCTCATTACTTGTTCACCCATCGGTCACTAAAACCCTAGATATATGTCGATTTCAGTAGATAATACGACTTGCGATTCCCAAGCTGTAATGGGAAGTTACAATTTGAATTCCCGGGATTCTTCAAACGATTTGGTAATTTAGGGTTCGTTTTGCAGAACCAAAATTTAGCTAACCAGCGAAGTACGGGGAAGGGGCATATAAAAACATGACATGAAGCTTCCAGTCAACAGGCGTACGTTAGCAGTTGCCGTGTATGGTTTTCATTTGGACTTGGACCAACCCTTTGACAAAAGCCCAGTTTTTGAGGCCCGGAAAGGCCTAGATTCTCTGAACTAACCCAGCCCACGGGCCCAGTTGTGCATTGGTGTCTTTGTAAATATCTGATCTAATCCGGGCCACGGGCCCAGTTGACCGGGTCAATACTCATTTTtccaacattttttaaaaaaccgaGAATCACCATTCAAATTTAACATTTAGACATTCAATATACCTAAGTCGCCAAATTTGGACCATCAAAACGATTCGTACACACATAAGCAACTACTTTTTCCTAAATTAGAGGAGAAATACTTAAATATATAATgcttgaaaccctaaaaaatcaCCCCCAAAAATCCCCTATTTAATATGGGATgatggatgtgaagtgggcctgacatgtgtgtttttaatcaaagactattttaatgccagaTAGATTTTGGGGACTTTTAAGAGTTTTTAGCATTGTCATTTATCATTCAAACTGAAGAGACATCACCCGGTATATTTAGATTTTGGACTTGTCAACGGTTCCAAACATTGCAATGAAAAGGGGAACCTTATAAGAAAGCAGCACCGTTCAAATGGGCTGGTCATAAGTTTTTGTAGTGTCAAATTTCATGGTGCTGAACGAGTTATTGAGTGGCAAAGAAGTTCAATGCtctatatcccacatcggttaggaaaaaataaaatgtaaaatataatagatcaaatcaattaagaaattaaaattgtgAGTGTTAATGTGAGTTGACTCAAAGCATACAATATTCACTTATCTAAGAGGGAAACAAAATTGTGAGTGCTAGTGTGAGTTgactcaaagcggacaatattaatTTATCCGAGAGAGGTGTGGGCTGTTTCAACTCAAGTATTTTTAATCCATATTTGTTAAATAATGCTTAATTAGCTAAATTTGAAAGCACAAAGAAAGATTTCATTTGAAACAAGTCAATTCATAGGGGACACATTGAAAACTCAAATAATTGAGGACTCCCTGTCACCCTAGCCGAATTTCCTTTGgacattatttttttctctgttccaaaagaaagaaagggagagagaTTGCTTTGGATATAATCCAATGAATCCAGCACTACTAAAATCCCACATTTCAAGGGGAGATCTGGGTAatgacatatatatttatagaattaCAAATAAATTGTGGGTGGTCATTGGTTTTAATAAATACAATTGCAAACTCTGATACAGGCAGTGCTGGAATGCAATGGATTTGTAGAGCCTTTCTTGAACAAGTTTACTGCTTTACAGGTCTTGCTTAAGGAAGGACGCAGCTTGAGGAGAACCCAATATCAGAGCAGAGGACCCATGAAGACTTGGATTCTTAGTTGGCTCCATCATTATGACTATGAACTGACACTGATGGTCTTGATTACTTCCTTTCTTTTATCTGCATATTATGCCCTTCGATGAGTATGCTAGCTTACACCCAAACCCTACCCAGGTACATAAATTAGCTTGCTTTCTTGCTTTTCACTAATTTTGGATTGATGGGTTGGGGCATTTTTCTCTTTGTGGGTCTTGCTTTTCATTGATTTTGGATTGATCTTTGATTCATTTTCCCCTGTTCTTCTCGTTTTCGTTTTGAACATTATTGTTGGTGTTAAGAATCTTTGATGGGCTGTCTGGGTGATTTAGTTAACAAAAATTGGTATAATACTTTGGCCTTTGTGCCTTGTGGTTCAGATTTTATGAGGTTGTTAAGAGGTGCAATCGAAATTAATTAGCAAAATATCTTATTCACAGTctcctaaaataaaaaaataaggagAAAAAGTCCACTTTATGATTACTGAAAACTGAAAAGTACTTTTATCGTTTTGTAGTCAATTTGTCTAATCTCAACAgtattttaagtataaattagtTACAGGCAAGCCACTATGGACTTTGATAGGGAGATGCTTCTTTCTTTAGTTTCTTAAACTCTTGTATTTTATTAGTAATGGAGACAAAACCACCAGGAATCTAGCACTTTTGCTTCCTTTAACAGTCATGGCCATAGTTGTAGAAGAAATGAAGAGAGGAAAAAAGGGGGGGCTTGGGGAAGGAAAGTAGTGTAAGTGGGGTAACTGGGACAGTCTTTCACTGAAATCCAGGGAAAAAGTACATAAATTTTCTTATATTATGGCACATCAGAGTCCTTTCTAACTGTTTCTGTAATCTTACACACGTGTAAGTAACTAGGCATCAATGCATTTGGCATCGCCTGGCCATTTGTCAGGGAAAAGACCTCCACACTTGCTATGAATTACAAATCTTCTGCACTTGGGTTTTGGGTGTAGCTCCTCAAGATTTCCTCTGGAACACAAATATTGCTTCATCTAAGCTACTGCATTTTCATTCCTGAAAGGGCTTCTGGGTCTCGGATTGAAGAAACTTCTGCACTTGCTCTCTGTGAGTTATGGATTATTATTTGTTCTGGTTTTATATTTGTTCTCCACCTTCTCTAGATTTGTATATGTAATTGTTTCTCATGGGGACTGTTTATTCATAATTATGTAATCTGTCTGTGGTAGATCATACTGATATATGCTAAACGGCTAGTTGTTCAAGAGTTCTCTACAAGTTCCTagaatttttggttttttttgttctaataGTTCTTATATCTTAAGTAGTAATACTGTTCTTTTTTATATACTTCAAAGGAGAAGGGGCAAATTCCGGAGTAATGGATGAGAAGGGAGTTGTTTCTGGATCATATGCTGTTGTGTCAAACGAGAAAAGTGATAGCTTGTACCCAATGTGTTTTGGGGTCTCTTGTGCTTTCTTTGCACTTAGACTGTTGTCTAGACATGATGCAGAAGATGAGAAATGGTCAGAGTTGTGTGATAAGATGCTTCaaggaagtgcccaactcttgGGATTGCTTTTGTGGAGAGTACAGAAAGAAGAAGCAAATGAGGGAAATTGCAAGCTTATCCATAGGCTGAAAACTTTTGAGAAAGAGATTGcagagttaaaaaaaatgaggCATGAAGATGCAAAGGCGAATGAGAAAGTCGTTGGTATTTTTGCATGTCAGGAGCAAAGCTGGTTGAGTGAAAGAAAGAAGCTCAGACAGCATATTGGAGCTCTTATCAATGAATTACGGATTCTTGAGAAGAAGAAGGTTGAAGCGATGAATGaatcaaatgaaaaattgaaGGAGATGGAGGCTGTGTTGCAATCTAAGGATAAGTTATTGGAGGAAGAGGAGCAGAAAAGGAAGGAGCTAGAAGAGAACCTATCAAAGGCTGAAAGTGTTGCAGAAGAAATGAGTGAAACCGCAAAGTGCCAAGCTCAAGAGCATTCAACTGAAATTCGGAAGCACAAAACTGCTTTCATTGAACTTGTGTCGAACCATCGACAACTTGAAGCTGAGTTGGGTCGAGCACATAGGCAAGTTGAAGTCGCAAGGCAAGAGCTCAATTTAGTCTTAGAGCAAAAGGAGGAGTCTGTCTTGTTGGCTCAGAAACTATCTATGGAGCTTGTAAAGATGCGTAATGAATTGGAGCAGAAAGACAATATCCTATCAGCAATGCTTAGGAAATCCAAGTTGGATACAGCAGAGAAGCAGATGCTCTTGAAAGAGGTTAAATCATTGAAGGCTAAGAAGAAACAGACTGAACTGGATACAGAAAGGTGGAAGACAGTGTCTGAGTCTAGACAGAAGCGGCATTCATTAAGAAGCATGTTTGCCAATCAAGCCAGTTCAAGATTAGATGACAAGGGCACACGAGGGGCATCACATTTCGGAAAGTCCAGATCACAGCAAGTTGATTATGTTATTGAGTATGAGCATCATGAGGTCAGAAAAGACCCAGAGTCCTTTTCTTCCCTCTATGACCATTATTCAAGTGTGGGAAAGGATGAACTGGGTAAgctcaaatttcaattttttttcttacgtATTCCATCTTTTCAAACATCAGCAGCAGCTTTATTAACATGTGCTTGATCTAAAATTTGGTCATGGTAGTATTAATGCTTGATCTAGTTTGTATTtatatttctctttctttctttcaatgttaaatttctttccttttaccGCTTTAAAGCTGGAGCTAGTGTCAAGCAATTGGAAGGGTGGGTTCGCTTGGAGGCAGAGAAATATGCGACTGCAATTGATAAGAAGCATCACCTAGAAATCGATGCATTTGTAGAACAAATGAGGCTTAAAGATGGGAAACTAGAAGATTTTCGATGGCGGTTTGTGGGCATGGAAATAGAATCAAAGAAGTTGCAGTCCCTTGTTGAAGGACTGAACCATGATGTGTTGCGGCTCAGACGTGACAACAAGAAATTGGATGCCTTGTTATTGGAACGGGAAGAAGAATTAAATTCTTTGAAGCAGCAATTTGCATCACAACTAGAACCTCAAAGTTGTCAGAAACCAAAATTGAATGCGTTTCTAAATGATCCTGGATTAGTCCATGATGCTATTTGGTCAAAAGTGAAGATTGTAAGGAGAAAATCAATGGAAATAAATCATGAGACAGAAACAAGTTTGCCAACAATATCTCCAGAGAGAGTTAacgagaaggaagaagaaattccTAGTAATCATCCTGAAAATCTTCCTTCCACACTTCAATCTCCTGAAAGAGGGTCTGAAGAGGAAATGGGTGCTGGTAATGGTATGCATACTCGAGAGGAAAGTATGAGCTCAGTGGAAGTCGATAAAGTGGAGGAGTCCTCATCATCTAGCAATCCCTTAACTAAGAACGGCAACTCTCCACTGAGTATGGATCTTCGTGCTCTTGGAGTTTCATACAAGATAAAGAGGCTAAAGCAGCAACTTCTTATGCTTGAGAGGGTAATAGGAAAGCAAGGAAGTGAGAAAGGTATAGAAAGCTCTGATAATGGACAATGTGAGATAAAGGGATTCCAAGTGTTAATGTCTTTGGTCAATAAGCAAATTAATAGGTACCAGTCCCTCCAAGGGAAAACCGATGATCTTTGTAAACGGAtggtaatctctctctctctcgttgaATTTCAGGATTTATCATTTATGAGATTGTGATGAGCTTCTAACTAAATGGCTTATGCTCATCTCTGTATCTGCAACTGGTTTTTCATACTGCTAGCTTTTTCATATATTGTAAGCAATCATTTGTCATTTTTTGCTTATTGGTTCCTCCTTGTGTAATATTATCAGCATGAGAATGAGTTGGACACAAGTCAAGCAGGTTCTACCACTTCAAAAAATAAGGGAAAGTTCAAGACACTTGAACATATTCTTGAGGAAACATTTCAGCTGCAGAGATATATGGTTGCAACAGGACAGAAGTTGATGGAAATTCTACCCAAGATTGCTTCTGAATTTGTTGGTATTGCAGAAGAGATTGACAAACCTGCTAGCTTCGACATGAAGCGCTTTGCTGACAGCGTAAGAACCCTTTTGCAGGAAGTCCAAAGAGGCCTTGAAGTTCGGATATCTCGAATTATAGGAGATCTTGAGGGGACTTTGGCTTGTGAAGGGATGATACATATGAGGAGGAGATAGTACTGGGAAACTCAAACAACTTTGTTTCTTTTCATGCTGACTTCTACAGTTAAATTTTGTATAGTCAAGTGGTTTTTCTTGTAAATTCTACAATTATATTTCCTTGAATAAATCTTCTGTTCTCTACAGTTTTCAAGCAATATATTCATTCATGGAACGGTGTCCGTATGTTCCATTGTTCTGTAAGTTTAGCAGTGGCAAGTGAAGCCCAAAAAGAGAAATTATGCAGCAAAAATTTTGATGGGCCCTAATCAAACTCCATCAATTTTCATTGTCCCAAAAAAACTAATGAGATGTGACAATGCCTACAGGTAAATAAAGGGCTTAgctagttgtatatatatatatatatataatagggtTTGGATTGAACTTACTTAACATTGGCTGACATTTTCAATTATGTTCCCTGTTTGTGAAACATGGTAATGTTATTGTTAAGAGGTGGTTGAGTTGGGGGCTTGGCCATTTAAAGACCTTTTTTGAGAGGTGAATGTgccaaaaacaataataattggCTTTTATACATGGTTGGGATTTATGCATGACTGACAATAGATATATAGTTCAATATCTCACTCGTACTTGCTCTTCAAAGTGGTCTGGCTTGAACTTCCACTTCCAAATTCCAATCATGGAGAATTTAGCAGGACAGGCGTTCATGGGCTAAAGCGGCCGTTATGTTTTCCGTTAAACTCGGCCGTTATGGTCGGTTGTGACTGGTGACTAAACAGTGAACACTATAATGGGCCCTTCTGGAAGGATGGGAGCACATTAATGATTGGGCCTTAGGCCGTAGCCTTGTTGCCAAAGCCCGAGTTAATGCTCCGTATCAGACCCCCCAGGCCCCCACGTGCATATATCATTTTCGCAAGTtgattaagaagaaaaaaaaaaaaaaaaaaacagcttagTATTAGACAGTGGATCTTGTCAAAACAAGCACAATGTCAAGACATTTGCCTTTCACGACACTCGACTATAATTCACTTTTATCTTCATATAAGTCTATCCCATCAATTTCATCGATCTCTATTGTCCACATTAATACAAAATTATACGTCCAGtccattttgttcttttgtgaCAACCAACTGGCCGTGTATAACTGCCGGTTTTGATAcgttatacaaaaaaaaaatgttgttttgtttcttttaaattgaGAATGACACGTTAGAGgtggtaaaaaaaatttcaaatgatCCAGTTTGTTCAActcgaattaaatcaagtttaaatataagttatatgtctgaaattcgagttcaaatgaaaaaaaattgttcgATTTAAAACTGGGTTAGAGTCCaaaacataaatcttgtccagtTTACTTATCAAGACTCTAAcccgaattaggttattgtccgaaCTTAAACCAATCtggatttggtcaattaaatgcATTCAAAATCCAATATGAGTTAGAGTCTggaaatataaatatttcgtaaacatgtgATGTTATCTGACTCATAAccgattttttgccacccctattgTAGTTCACAAAAAGTGAACACTAACCTGACCGAACTCCTCCTTGGATGATAAAGGTGAAGTCAGCCCATAGTTCCTCCGCGATCCAGTTGCCCTAACCCTAAAAACAAATACGGTCAGTGAGTCCGATAGCTATGGGACGACTGAGGACATTCCGACGCTCAAgtaagtcttcaagaatatcacAAGCCCAATAATCACAAATTAGAGTTCAAACTTTACCTCGAGTATCGATCTTCTTTTATATAGTGCATGACTTGAGAATGTATGTTTGTCTAGTCCGACGAATTTGCATGGATTACCAAATCATTTACCTGATTTGGTGACCTATTATGGACGAAAATCATGGTGCCATTAAATATGACTTGGTCAACCCTCTAACGTGCCAATAAACTTGTGCAGCGTATCCATCTTAGATTATTCCCCCCACTGGCGGATGCACTTGTAAGGCATTGGGGCCTGGGCCCTTagtgaaaaaaatatttagttatacttttatatataaaataatatgggCCCCCATTGGTAATACATTAAGGCCCCAATGCTCAAGTCCAATCTAAATGAAAcagtaaaaatattttttattttaacccATTCAATCATTCTAGTCCAGTGGTCTAGGCTCTCATCATTGGTCTCTACTAGCTCAACCTAAAGGAATGTGCCCATGGTAGACAATATTATCTATCATCGAAGAAATGTGCATGACTTTTGAGTATCAACTAGAGATATACATTGTAGAACAAATGACACATTTATTATCTTCATGCCATGCCTTATAAATAAcccgaaaaaaaaattttgggggcAACGAACCCCCATCACTCAATTGTACCCCCAGTGAATTCGAATCCTGGATCCACCATTGATTCACCCACACCTAGATATTATACAAGCTTATCCTTTGAACATTCTATATACGTCTAAATTCAGATCGTTTGGTTAGTGCACacaaaaatttcacaaatttAACCATAAGAATTTACTCCCGATGCAATACTAACATTTGGCGTGACATAACTACCATGAACGTAACAAAACCGTCCAAAGGCATACTTTCTGTCTCAACGCGATTTCACTTTCCTTTCATGACTTTTTCCAATCTAACCAAAACAAAACATGGCCGTTAAAACTTATGACAAAATTCCTAACGGTGGGACCCTCACGTGAAGAAGAAGCGCCAGGGAGCGTTCGCAGTTTCACGTTATATAACCACCACCCACACCTCCACTTCCTCCGTATTTCTCTCTATTAAAACAGAACCGACACAGtcatttcatcgaacacctaGAAATCGCAACTCCATTTGCGttattttctcgagaaaatctCGATTTTCCATGATTTAAGGCAGCATGCGATTCCCTGATGAAGCTGATCCGCCGAAGCTCTCTTTATTTTCGCTCCCAAACAAGCCAAATCAGGAGCCGCCAGGGATGCTAACGCCACCACTCAGAACCTCGGTGTCAGTGCCGTTTCAGTGGGAGGAAGTGCCAGGAAGACCCAGGCCCAGTACCATCACCGACGCGGAGCCCAAGCCCAAGACCGCTCGGAGCTTGGACCTGCCACCGAGACTGTTAATCAACGAGGCTAACTCGCCTACAACCGTCTTGGACGGGCCGTATATAAGTAAAGGAGGGTGGTCGTCGAAGTCGACGTCGTTTAGGAGGAGCCCATCGGAGATTTGGGGGCCCAAGAAGGATAGGCCGGCCATATTATTTGGTTCCACAAGGTGGGGGAGTTTGAAGAAGAGTACTAAAGAGGCTGTTGGGAATAGTTCTGAGCACTTTTCATCATCGTCAGTGGCTGCCGATAAAAGCAGTGAGGGTTCTGCTGGTGATCCAAAAGTAAGGATCACAAGAATCAGGAGAAGAACAAGTTTTATGAGTTTTTCTGACAAATCAACAAGATCACATAT
Proteins encoded in this region:
- the LOC119985054 gene encoding golgin subfamily A member 6-like protein 22, with translation MDEKGVVSGSYAVVSNEKSDSLYPMCFGVSCAFFALRLLSRHDAEDEKWSELCDKMLQGSAQLLGLLLWRVQKEEANEGNCKLIHRLKTFEKEIAELKKMRHEDAKANEKVVGIFACQEQSWLSERKKLRQHIGALINELRILEKKKVEAMNESNEKLKEMEAVLQSKDKLLEEEEQKRKELEENLSKAESVAEEMSETAKCQAQEHSTEIRKHKTAFIELVSNHRQLEAELGRAHRQVEVARQELNLVLEQKEESVLLAQKLSMELVKMRNELEQKDNILSAMLRKSKLDTAEKQMLLKEVKSLKAKKKQTELDTERWKTVSESRQKRHSLRSMFANQASSRLDDKGTRGASHFGKSRSQQVDYVIEYEHHEVRKDPESFSSLYDHYSSVGKDELAGASVKQLEGWVRLEAEKYATAIDKKHHLEIDAFVEQMRLKDGKLEDFRWRFVGMEIESKKLQSLVEGLNHDVLRLRRDNKKLDALLLEREEELNSLKQQFASQLEPQSCQKPKLNAFLNDPGLVHDAIWSKVKIVRRKSMEINHETETSLPTISPERVNEKEEEIPSNHPENLPSTLQSPERGSEEEMGAGNGMHTREESMSSVEVDKVEESSSSSNPLTKNGNSPLSMDLRALGVSYKIKRLKQQLLMLERVIGKQGSEKGIESSDNGQCEIKGFQVLMSLVNKQINRYQSLQGKTDDLCKRMHENELDTSQAGSTTSKNKGKFKTLEHILEETFQLQRYMVATGQKLMEILPKIASEFVGIAEEIDKPASFDMKRFADSVRTLLQEVQRGLEVRISRIIGDLEGTLACEGMIHMRRR
- the LOC119986029 gene encoding uncharacterized protein At4g00950; translation: MRFPDEADPPKLSLFSLPNKPNQEPPGMLTPPLRTSVSVPFQWEEVPGRPRPSTITDAEPKPKTARSLDLPPRLLINEANSPTTVLDGPYISKGGWSSKSTSFRRSPSEIWGPKKDRPAILFGSTRWGSLKKSTKEAVGNSSEHFSSSSVAADKSSEGSAGDPKVRITRIRRRTSFMSFSDKSTRSHMWASFYDSFKQVVPWRRRH